The following are from one region of the Paenibacillus bovis genome:
- a CDS encoding HelD family protein, with the protein MEKDFQSAYQEEKHKLQHTLDEVDAQLNRLQQIPVYTGHDFTEQVLEAGREEQRKTLAKSAREPYFGRLDFAENGSGERQPLYIGKVGVGKSEIDDQPLVVDWRAPVASLFYSFTGGEEMAEYESPEGLIEGLVYLKRNIVIRQRLLERLADTYDRESTEPVVTDEFLVYRLGENKDNKLRDIVSTIQAEQDRIIRAVKNTALVIQGVAGSGKTTVALHRLAFLLYQYQEQVSAEKMIIFAPNNMFLDYISEVLPELGVGDIQQSTFADWAQSILDSDIRLIPASETYEYWFESPDRPEVSEETPSRFKGSIGFMKLVREFVERLERTAVPEMDFSPWDGAVLSRDEIMDWFSNEYRHYPLAKRKERVIARIHRWVEMRLKKAPSEAIRKERKKKASQREKSYGNKWPKYEPLALYKQLFKTGKITGDAESLAAVWEQIPAPILKSVSAELKKDRIRDEDLPALVYIHTLLNEMDGSRRFDHVVIDEAQDFSPFHVALLDLYVRGSSFTILGDLSQGIHAYRGVQAWEEMSSLFPEENTDYFPLTRSYRSTMEIIEFANIILERGVRNGITAVPVFRSGDPVRMLECTPDNRPAVIADYWQQLQAKDYRTTAILTRTLHEAQALHEQLTAAGLDIHLIDGGKAAYQGGHSILPVYLSKGLEFDAVIVTDVDTDHYRNDSWDAKLLYVGCTRALHELWLLHGEQLPEYVTAEADQSAAQ; encoded by the coding sequence TTGGAAAAGGATTTTCAAAGTGCCTATCAAGAAGAGAAGCACAAGCTGCAGCATACACTGGATGAGGTCGATGCACAGCTGAACCGGCTGCAGCAGATTCCCGTCTATACCGGACATGACTTTACCGAACAGGTACTCGAAGCCGGACGTGAAGAGCAGCGGAAGACTCTGGCAAAAAGCGCACGTGAACCTTATTTTGGACGGCTTGATTTTGCGGAAAATGGCAGCGGTGAACGTCAGCCGCTCTATATCGGCAAAGTAGGTGTTGGCAAATCGGAGATTGATGACCAGCCGCTGGTAGTGGACTGGCGCGCACCGGTTGCCAGCCTGTTTTATTCCTTTACCGGTGGCGAAGAAATGGCGGAATATGAGTCACCGGAAGGTCTGATCGAAGGCCTGGTGTATCTGAAACGCAATATCGTAATTCGTCAACGTCTGCTGGAACGGCTGGCTGATACCTATGACCGGGAAAGTACAGAGCCGGTCGTGACGGACGAATTCCTCGTCTACCGGCTCGGTGAAAACAAAGACAACAAACTGCGGGATATCGTCTCTACGATTCAGGCCGAACAGGACCGGATTATCCGGGCAGTGAAAAATACTGCCCTGGTTATTCAGGGCGTCGCCGGCAGCGGGAAGACGACTGTCGCGCTGCACCGGCTGGCTTTTCTGCTGTATCAGTATCAGGAGCAGGTATCCGCAGAGAAAATGATTATTTTTGCACCGAATAATATGTTCCTTGATTATATCTCGGAAGTACTGCCGGAGCTGGGAGTAGGCGATATCCAGCAGAGTACATTTGCCGATTGGGCGCAGAGTATTCTGGACAGTGATATCCGGCTCATCCCTGCTTCGGAGACGTATGAATACTGGTTCGAATCGCCAGACCGACCGGAAGTCAGCGAAGAGACGCCATCGCGATTCAAAGGTTCGATTGGCTTTATGAAGCTGGTTCGGGAATTTGTCGAGCGGCTGGAAAGGACAGCCGTGCCGGAAATGGACTTCAGTCCATGGGATGGTGCGGTACTGAGCAGGGATGAGATTATGGACTGGTTCAGTAATGAATACCGCCATTATCCACTCGCCAAGCGCAAAGAGCGGGTGATCGCCCGTATTCATCGCTGGGTAGAGATGAGACTCAAAAAGGCCCCTTCTGAAGCGATTCGCAAAGAGCGCAAGAAAAAAGCATCCCAGCGCGAGAAATCGTACGGTAATAAATGGCCCAAATACGAACCGCTGGCACTGTACAAGCAGCTGTTCAAAACCGGCAAAATTACCGGCGATGCCGAAAGTCTGGCAGCCGTATGGGAACAGATTCCAGCTCCGATTCTCAAAAGCGTATCCGCCGAGCTCAAAAAAGACCGGATTCGGGATGAAGATCTGCCGGCGCTCGTCTATATTCATACCCTGCTGAATGAAATGGATGGCAGCCGTCGATTCGACCATGTGGTTATCGATGAAGCCCAGGATTTCTCGCCATTTCATGTGGCACTGCTGGATCTGTATGTACGCGGCAGTTCCTTTACGATTCTGGGCGATCTGTCCCAGGGAATCCATGCTTACCGCGGAGTACAGGCATGGGAAGAAATGAGCAGTCTGTTCCCGGAAGAAAATACCGACTATTTCCCACTGACCCGAAGCTACCGGTCAACGATGGAAATTATCGAATTTGCCAATATCATTCTGGAACGCGGGGTACGTAACGGCATTACGGCTGTACCAGTCTTCCGCAGCGGCGATCCGGTTCGTATGCTGGAATGTACGCCGGACAATCGCCCGGCAGTTATTGCCGATTACTGGCAGCAGCTTCAGGCGAAGGATTATCGCACAACCGCAATCCTGACCCGTACCCTGCATGAAGCGCAAGCGCTGCATGAACAGCTTACCGCAGCCGGTCTTGATATCCATCTGATCGACGGCGGCAAAGCTGCTTATCAGGGGGGACACTCGATCCTGCCGGTCTATCTGTCCAAAGGGTTGGAATTCGATGCGGTTATCGTTACCGATGTAGACACCGACCATTACCGGAATGACTCCTGGGATGCCAAGCTGCTCTATGTCGGCTGCACCCGTGCACTGCACGAACTGTGGCTGCTGCATGGAGAACAGCTGCCGGAGTATGTGACTGCCGAAGCGGATCAGTCAGCAGCCCAATAA
- a CDS encoding NCS2 family permease codes for MREKLQRMLGFMPARDVLRKEILAGVVAYFAVVYIVLVNATILSDAGIPLKAGMAATLLISIISCLVIAFLGKSPIIVVPGMGVNAFFTYTLVRSMGLSWQEALMVVTVSGLLFAIVAFTSLHRLISQAIPAMLQLGITVGIGLFLTFVGLQKSGIVIAHQTTFVTIGHFNDPQVIVSCVTLLVAVVLVIRNVPGGLLISILFGTIMAHLLGVGSAANIGDGSVISAYTPLFGAFTLEGMLRLPFWIAVFLLLLILVFENIGLIGAQTDMAKRPETFKGSLRALSISNILAGLIGSSPTVAAAESTAGIAAGGRTGITPLITAVLFGATFFFIPWLGYIPDSALAPVLIVIGAMMTQAIQEIKFSNFADSFPAFLIIVMIPFTYSIVDGMAFGFIAYPVVKLAQGKGREVPKILYGIAILFLANFVVNALL; via the coding sequence ATGCGTGAGAAGTTACAGCGGATGCTGGGCTTTATGCCGGCCCGTGATGTGCTGCGCAAAGAAATACTGGCCGGTGTCGTCGCTTATTTTGCCGTCGTCTATATTGTACTGGTCAATGCCACGATTCTGTCCGACGCAGGCATTCCGCTCAAGGCAGGAATGGCAGCGACGCTATTGATTTCCATTATCAGCTGTTTGGTAATCGCTTTCCTCGGCAAGTCGCCAATTATTGTTGTTCCGGGTATGGGAGTCAATGCCTTTTTCACCTATACGCTAGTACGATCGATGGGACTCAGCTGGCAGGAAGCGCTGATGGTTGTCACGGTGTCGGGCTTGTTATTTGCCATAGTGGCGTTTACATCCCTGCACCGGCTAATCAGTCAGGCGATTCCGGCTATGCTGCAGCTGGGAATCACAGTAGGGATTGGATTGTTCCTGACTTTTGTCGGTCTGCAAAAAAGCGGTATTGTAATCGCGCACCAGACGACCTTTGTCACGATTGGTCATTTTAATGATCCACAGGTTATCGTATCCTGTGTAACTCTGCTGGTCGCTGTAGTACTTGTTATTCGCAATGTTCCCGGTGGACTGCTGATCAGTATTCTGTTCGGGACGATTATGGCACATCTGCTCGGTGTGGGCAGTGCGGCGAATATCGGAGACGGCAGTGTAATCTCGGCGTATACGCCTTTATTCGGTGCGTTTACGCTGGAAGGAATGCTTCGTTTGCCGTTCTGGATCGCCGTATTCCTGCTGCTGCTGATTCTTGTATTTGAAAACATCGGGTTAATAGGTGCGCAGACCGATATGGCCAAACGTCCGGAGACGTTCAAGGGCAGTCTGCGGGCATTGTCCATCTCCAATATCCTGGCGGGTCTGATCGGCTCCAGTCCGACAGTCGCAGCTGCAGAATCCACTGCCGGTATCGCAGCAGGCGGACGCACGGGTATTACACCGCTGATCACGGCCGTATTGTTCGGCGCGACTTTCTTCTTTATTCCGTGGCTTGGCTATATTCCGGACAGTGCACTGGCACCGGTGCTGATCGTAATTGGAGCAATGATGACGCAGGCGATCCAGGAGATCAAGTTCAGCAATTTTGCTGACTCGTTCCCGGCGTTTCTGATCATCGTCATGATTCCGTTTACGTACAGTATTGTCGACGGTATGGCATTTGGCTTTATTGCTTATCCGGTGGTGAAGTTAGCACAGGGTAAAGGCAGAGAAGTACCAAAGATTCTGTACGGTATCGCAATTTTGTTCCTGGCCAATTTTGTGGTCAATGCGCTGCTCTAG
- a CDS encoding tRNA threonylcarbamoyladenosine dehydratase — MLNQFSRTELAFGPEGIEVMKNSTVAVLGIGGVGSIAVEALARTGVGKIILIDKDVVDITNINRQIHALTTTVGQKKADLMVDRVKLINPECEAIALNMFYTEETYEELFKYDLDYVVDASDTIIYKVHLIKECLRRKIPIISSMGAANKVDPTLFQVADISKTHMDPIARVVRTKLRKDGIHKGVKVVFSTEQPKKPRQDVTEKIVPENAPEIRKAQQPPASNAFVPPVAGLIMVSVVVKEMLAKHGIEI; from the coding sequence ATGTTGAATCAATTTTCACGTACCGAGCTGGCTTTTGGACCGGAAGGTATTGAAGTTATGAAAAACAGTACAGTCGCTGTACTCGGTATTGGCGGCGTGGGTTCTATTGCCGTAGAAGCACTGGCGCGTACCGGTGTCGGCAAAATTATCCTGATTGACAAGGATGTTGTTGATATTACCAATATCAATCGCCAGATCCATGCCCTGACCACTACTGTGGGACAGAAAAAAGCAGATCTGATGGTCGATCGGGTAAAACTGATTAATCCGGAATGTGAAGCGATTGCCCTGAATATGTTTTACACCGAAGAAACGTATGAAGAGCTGTTCAAATATGACCTGGATTATGTGGTGGATGCTTCGGATACGATCATTTACAAAGTGCATTTGATCAAAGAATGTCTGCGTCGCAAAATTCCGATTATCTCCAGTATGGGAGCTGCCAACAAAGTCGATCCGACACTGTTCCAGGTAGCCGATATTTCCAAAACCCATATGGACCCGATTGCCCGCGTCGTACGTACCAAGCTACGCAAAGATGGTATCCATAAAGGTGTTAAAGTCGTCTTCTCGACCGAGCAGCCTAAAAAGCCGCGTCAGGATGTCACCGAGAAGATCGTTCCCGAGAATGCACCGGAAATCCGTAAAGCACAGCAGCCACCAGCAAGTAATGCTTTTGTGCCGCCTGTGGCAGGACTGATTATGGTGAGTGTAGTCGTCAAGGAAATGCTGGCCAAGCACGGTATTGAAATTTAA
- the aspS gene encoding aspartate--tRNA ligase: MLRTHKCGQLTAANIGETVTLNGWVQTRRDLGGVLFIDLRDRSGLVQIVFNPSFSGDALQVADRVRSEYVLAVKGEVVRREEETINPNMENGDIEVRITEIEVMNAAKTPPFFIEDGVEVDESLRLKYRYLDLRRPEMQKTLMLRSKATKIFRDFLDENGFIDVETPILTKSTPEGARDYLVPSRVHEGEFYALPQSPQIYKQLLMVSGLERYYQIARCFRDEDLRSDRQPEFTQVDIETAFMDRDELLGMMEQLMVKLFKETINVDIPVPFQRITHAEAMDKYGSDKPDLRFGLELVNVSHIVASSGAKVFASVIEKGGEVKVLNAKGCGTWTRKEIDSLEPYAKRYGAKGLAWIQIKEGEFKGPIVKFLSEGEIQQIREATNAEEGDLLLFSADTKQVVADVLGAMRVKIGRDLGLIDDNVYKFAWVVDFPLFGYDEDAKRYVAEHHPFTRPYEEDLELFNTDPGKIRAQAYDIVLNGYEVGGGSQRIYKRELQEQMFEMLGFTPESAREQFGFLMDAFEYGTPPHGGIAFGLDRLIMLLAGRTNLRETIAFPKTASATDLLMNAPAPVDGAQLDQLHIRLAPPKPVVDKN; the protein is encoded by the coding sequence ATGCTAAGGACTCATAAATGCGGTCAACTGACTGCAGCGAACATCGGCGAGACAGTAACACTGAACGGTTGGGTACAGACCCGTCGTGACCTGGGAGGCGTACTGTTTATTGATCTGCGCGACCGCAGCGGATTGGTACAGATCGTATTTAACCCATCCTTCTCCGGGGATGCCCTGCAGGTAGCAGACCGTGTACGCAGTGAATATGTACTGGCTGTCAAAGGTGAAGTTGTACGCCGCGAAGAAGAAACGATCAACCCGAATATGGAAAATGGTGATATTGAAGTACGTATTACCGAAATCGAAGTCATGAACGCCGCCAAAACACCTCCATTCTTTATTGAAGATGGCGTGGAAGTAGACGAATCCCTGCGTCTGAAATATCGTTATCTGGATCTGCGTCGTCCGGAAATGCAAAAAACACTGATGCTGCGCTCCAAAGCAACCAAGATTTTCCGTGACTTCCTGGACGAGAACGGCTTTATCGATGTCGAAACACCGATTCTGACCAAGAGTACTCCGGAAGGCGCCCGCGACTATCTGGTACCAAGCCGTGTGCACGAAGGTGAATTCTATGCGCTGCCACAGTCTCCGCAGATCTACAAGCAGCTGCTGATGGTGAGCGGACTGGAGCGTTACTACCAGATCGCCCGTTGTTTCCGTGATGAGGATCTTCGTTCCGACCGTCAGCCGGAATTTACCCAGGTCGATATCGAGACTGCCTTTATGGATCGTGACGAGCTGCTGGGCATGATGGAGCAGCTGATGGTGAAGCTGTTCAAAGAAACAATCAATGTAGATATCCCGGTACCGTTCCAGCGTATTACCCATGCGGAAGCGATGGACAAATACGGTTCGGACAAACCGGATCTGCGCTTTGGCCTGGAACTGGTCAATGTCAGCCATATCGTAGCAAGCAGCGGTGCCAAAGTATTCGCATCCGTAATCGAAAAAGGCGGCGAAGTCAAAGTACTGAACGCCAAAGGCTGCGGTACATGGACTCGTAAAGAGATCGACAGCCTGGAGCCTTATGCGAAGCGCTACGGTGCCAAAGGTCTGGCATGGATTCAGATCAAAGAAGGCGAATTTAAAGGCCCTATCGTGAAATTCCTGAGCGAAGGCGAAATTCAGCAAATTCGCGAAGCCACCAATGCAGAAGAAGGCGATCTGCTGCTATTCTCCGCCGATACCAAACAGGTTGTCGCTGATGTACTCGGCGCAATGCGCGTGAAAATCGGACGTGATCTGGGTCTGATCGATGACAATGTATACAAATTTGCATGGGTCGTAGACTTCCCGCTGTTCGGTTACGACGAAGATGCCAAACGTTATGTGGCTGAACATCATCCGTTCACACGTCCTTACGAAGAAGATCTGGAACTGTTCAACACCGATCCAGGCAAAATTCGTGCCCAGGCGTACGATATCGTTCTGAACGGTTATGAAGTGGGCGGCGGTTCCCAGCGTATCTACAAACGCGAACTGCAAGAGCAAATGTTCGAAATGCTCGGATTCACACCGGAATCCGCGCGTGAGCAGTTTGGTTTCCTGATGGATGCATTCGAATACGGTACGCCTCCACACGGTGGTATTGCATTCGGTCTGGACCGTCTGATCATGCTGCTGGCAGGACGCACCAACCTGCGTGAGACTATCGCATTCCCGAAAACAGCCAGCGCTACCGATCTGCTGATGAACGCTCCCGCACCGGTAGATGGAGCACAGCTGGATCAGCTGCATATCCGTTTGGCACCGCCAAAGCCAGTGGTAGATAAAAACTGA
- the hisS gene encoding histidine--tRNA ligase, producing the protein MAFQKPTGTQDFLPGKVEKWQYVEEKARDLCRRFNYREIRTPLFEQTELFQRGVGETTDVVQKEMYTFEDKGGRSMTLRPEGTAGVVRAYAENKLYGEPDVTKLYYMGPMFRYERPQAGRYRQFHQFGVEAFGSVDPAIDVEIIALGLQFFKELGLQGVSVEINSVGTSETRAAYNEALLGFLRPMKDTLCRDCQQRMERNPMRVLDCKVDQDKFVGAPSILDSLDEESSSYFQRVQDYLTAMDVEFTVNERLVRGLDYYTHTAFEYKAQGIGAIDTIGGGGRYNKLVSEVGGPEQPGIGFGIGLERLQLILESQGVEVPAIKRLDIYLVALGEAAEQETVRQLFKLRTLGFSAERDYLGRKMKAQMKSADRFQARYTAILGEDELANGEIALKSMDTGEQQNVKLDELADHLK; encoded by the coding sequence CCATTGTTCGAACAAACCGAGCTGTTCCAGCGCGGTGTGGGCGAGACGACGGATGTCGTACAAAAGGAAATGTATACCTTTGAAGATAAAGGCGGCCGTAGCATGACGCTTCGTCCGGAAGGTACCGCCGGCGTTGTACGTGCTTATGCAGAGAATAAACTGTACGGCGAGCCGGATGTTACCAAGCTGTATTACATGGGGCCTATGTTCCGTTACGAGCGTCCGCAGGCTGGTCGTTACCGTCAGTTCCACCAGTTCGGAGTGGAAGCATTCGGTTCGGTTGATCCGGCGATCGATGTAGAGATTATCGCGCTCGGTCTGCAATTTTTCAAAGAGCTGGGTCTGCAGGGCGTATCGGTCGAGATTAACTCGGTAGGTACATCGGAGACACGCGCAGCCTATAATGAAGCGCTGCTGGGCTTCCTTCGTCCAATGAAAGATACACTGTGCAGAGACTGTCAGCAGCGGATGGAACGTAATCCAATGCGCGTGCTTGACTGCAAAGTGGATCAGGATAAATTTGTCGGTGCACCGTCTATTCTGGACAGTCTGGATGAAGAGAGCAGCTCTTACTTCCAGCGTGTACAGGATTACCTGACAGCGATGGACGTGGAATTTACAGTGAATGAGCGTCTGGTACGCGGCCTGGATTACTACACGCATACGGCTTTTGAGTACAAAGCGCAGGGAATCGGCGCGATTGATACCATCGGCGGCGGTGGACGGTATAACAAGCTGGTATCCGAAGTTGGCGGACCGGAACAGCCGGGAATCGGCTTCGGTATTGGGCTGGAGCGTCTGCAGTTGATTCTGGAAAGTCAGGGCGTGGAAGTGCCTGCCATCAAGCGTCTGGATATTTATCTGGTGGCACTGGGTGAAGCGGCAGAGCAGGAGACCGTTCGTCAGCTGTTCAAGTTGCGTACACTGGGCTTCTCGGCGGAACGGGATTATCTGGGACGCAAGATGAAAGCACAGATGAAATCGGCCGATCGCTTCCAGGCGCGTTATACGGCTATTCTCGGCGAGGATGAGCTGGCTAACGGCGAGATTGCACTGAAATCGATGGATACCGGAGAGCAGCAAAATGTGAAGCTGGACGAGCTGGCGGATCATTTGAAATAA